Proteins encoded in a region of the Streptomyces liliiviolaceus genome:
- a CDS encoding PP2C family protein-serine/threonine phosphatase — protein MTVDASGTVLSHNAQAAALLARVAVGVALDEVAPAWLVEAHLRRVGDAGNEPSAWADGRIGPHRVKALGVPGVDGAVTWWLIGESAPAGAAQELARERMRAGLLQELSCELLASLDVERCTAMTAQRAARHLADAAVVVGTGDGCAFPVTRCTADGPVVQESVALDPGQLPGLEEALQGLPAVSSRWIDPHDVPSWAVPEGFVGDVADIGSVVVVPLPGHGVPTGCLVLLRRRQAAGFTPAEESFAQLFAARAGAALSVARSHTRQARSTDVLLGDLLPPSLGGVHGICFAGGYRASVAGELVGGDFYDLYPADSPEAETVAVLGDVCGKGLEAAVVAGRIRHVLRALVPFAADHTRLLTLLNGALLSSSQTPFVTLVLVTAVRQDARVRLRISSAGHPSPLVVRVTGQVEEVRTGGTLIGVFADIEFTTAEVALQPGETCLLYSDGITEARGGPLGNVMFNEDRLRAALAQCAGMPAEAVTERVQMIIAQWVGEGPHDDMAVLAIGAPRDTPRTTEDEPTRER, from the coding sequence GTGACGGTGGACGCGTCCGGCACAGTGCTGTCGCACAACGCGCAGGCCGCCGCCCTGCTGGCGCGGGTCGCTGTCGGCGTCGCGCTGGACGAGGTCGCGCCCGCCTGGCTCGTCGAGGCCCACCTGCGGCGGGTCGGCGACGCGGGGAACGAGCCGTCGGCATGGGCCGACGGCCGGATCGGCCCGCACCGGGTGAAGGCGCTCGGCGTGCCGGGCGTGGACGGCGCGGTCACCTGGTGGCTGATCGGTGAGAGTGCTCCGGCGGGTGCCGCGCAGGAGCTGGCACGCGAGCGGATGCGCGCCGGCCTGCTGCAGGAACTCTCCTGCGAACTGCTCGCCTCGCTGGACGTCGAGCGCTGTACGGCGATGACCGCGCAACGGGCCGCCCGGCATCTGGCGGACGCGGCGGTCGTCGTCGGGACGGGCGACGGATGCGCCTTCCCCGTGACGCGATGCACCGCCGACGGGCCCGTGGTGCAGGAGAGCGTCGCCCTGGACCCCGGTCAACTGCCCGGCCTGGAGGAGGCGTTGCAAGGGCTTCCTGCGGTGTCCTCCCGCTGGATCGATCCTCATGACGTGCCGTCCTGGGCGGTGCCCGAGGGGTTCGTGGGCGACGTCGCCGACATCGGTTCGGTCGTCGTCGTGCCGTTGCCGGGGCACGGTGTGCCGACCGGATGCCTCGTCCTGCTGCGCCGCCGCCAGGCAGCCGGGTTCACCCCCGCCGAGGAGTCCTTCGCCCAGCTCTTCGCCGCACGCGCGGGCGCCGCCCTGTCCGTGGCCCGCAGCCACACCCGCCAGGCGCGCAGCACCGACGTGCTGCTGGGCGATCTGCTGCCGCCCTCACTCGGCGGGGTGCACGGCATCTGCTTCGCCGGCGGCTACCGCGCCTCGGTGGCGGGCGAACTCGTCGGCGGTGACTTCTACGACCTGTACCCGGCCGACTCACCGGAGGCCGAGACCGTCGCGGTACTGGGCGACGTGTGCGGCAAGGGACTGGAAGCCGCGGTCGTGGCCGGCAGGATCCGCCATGTACTGCGGGCGCTGGTCCCGTTCGCCGCCGACCACACCCGCCTGCTGACCCTCCTCAACGGCGCACTACTGTCCTCGTCCCAGACACCTTTCGTGACCTTGGTCCTGGTCACCGCCGTGCGCCAGGACGCACGGGTGCGGCTGCGCATCTCCAGCGCGGGCCATCCCTCACCGCTCGTCGTGCGCGTCACCGGCCAGGTGGAGGAGGTCCGCACCGGCGGCACGCTCATCGGCGTGTTCGCCGACATCGAGTTCACGACCGCCGAAGTCGCCCTGCAACCCGGTGAGACCTGCCTGCTGTATTCCGACGGGATCACCGAAGCGCGCGGCGGGCCGCTGGGCAACGTGATGTTCAACGAGGACAGGCTGCGCGCCGCACTGGCCCAGTGCGCCGGGATGCCGGCCGAAGCGGTCACCGAACGCGTGCAGATGATCATCGCCCAGTGGGTGGGTGAGGGACCGCACGACGACATGGCGGTCCTGGCGATCGGCGCGCCCCGAGACACCCCTCGGACGACCGAGGACGAACCGACCAGGGAAAGGTGA
- a CDS encoding TetR/AcrR family transcriptional regulator gives MGDTHRTRPAAAEQGRAGGTVDSVQARTGRGAGTREAIMAAAERLYAEHGLSNVSNRQIGEAAGQGNTTAVSYHFGSKATLVRAIMTRHGTQVDLIRTRHVEAAGDSSELRDWVRCLLRPVTEHHAALGVPSWHARFAAQVMTDPLMRTLVEDESLTRDSLRRTLQGLGRCLYDIVPPEVRPLRAEMARHLITHVCAERERTLADAATEPGTSWERTADALEDALVGLLAAPTTRR, from the coding sequence ATGGGTGACACCCACAGGACACGACCAGCCGCGGCCGAGCAGGGCCGCGCCGGGGGCACGGTGGACAGCGTCCAGGCACGCACCGGCCGCGGCGCCGGGACCCGCGAGGCCATCATGGCGGCGGCCGAGCGCCTCTACGCCGAGCACGGGCTGTCGAACGTCTCCAACCGGCAGATCGGCGAGGCGGCCGGGCAGGGCAACACCACCGCCGTCAGCTACCACTTCGGCAGCAAGGCGACGCTCGTACGGGCCATCATGACCAGGCACGGCACCCAGGTCGACCTGATCCGCACCCGCCATGTGGAGGCGGCCGGAGACAGTTCCGAGCTGCGGGACTGGGTGCGCTGTCTGCTGCGTCCGGTGACCGAGCACCATGCGGCCCTCGGAGTCCCGTCCTGGCACGCGCGCTTCGCCGCGCAGGTGATGACCGACCCGCTGATGCGGACGCTGGTGGAGGACGAGTCGCTCACCCGCGACAGCCTGCGCCGCACCCTTCAGGGACTGGGCCGGTGCCTGTACGACATCGTGCCCCCCGAGGTCCGCCCCCTGCGCGCCGAGATGGCCCGTCATCTGATCACCCATGTCTGCGCGGAGCGCGAACGCACCCTTGCCGACGCCGCGACCGAGCCGGGCACGTCCTGGGAACGCACCGCCGACGCGCTGGAGGACGCGCTGGTGGGACTGCTCGCCGCGCCCACCACCCGCCGCTGA
- a CDS encoding ferredoxin produces MRITVDEEKCCGAGQCVVIAPEVFDQRDEDGIVVLLDASPAADRYEGARESAGVCPAAAIQLHEDA; encoded by the coding sequence ATGAGGATCACCGTCGACGAGGAGAAGTGCTGCGGCGCCGGCCAGTGTGTGGTCATCGCGCCCGAGGTGTTCGACCAGCGGGACGAGGACGGGATCGTCGTCCTGCTCGACGCCTCGCCCGCGGCCGACCGGTACGAGGGAGCCCGCGAGTCCGCAGGTGTCTGCCCCGCCGCCGCCATCCAGCTGCACGAGGACGCGTGA
- a CDS encoding NAD(P)/FAD-dependent oxidoreductase: protein MSTPSDVLVVGASAAGLAVTESLRRKGYRGRITLLGEEAGAPYDRPPLSKQVLAGTWEAERTRLRTRDVLDALDAELVLGERAVALDAATRTVRTGSGTEMRAEAVVLATGLHARRLPGLSGAAGVHVLRTLDDAGRLRGELLKAERVVVVGDGVLGAEIAATARTMGVDVTLAGPQKAPMQAQLGDDVSRLLAALHGEHGVRLRPDSLVDGLESADGRVTGVRTADGEVLPADLVVAAVGGTPATDWLTGSGLVLRDGVVCDSRCRAADGVHAAGDVARFHHEGLGRSLRLENRTNATEQAVLVAANILGEDRPYSPVPYFWTDQLGVRIQVYGLPAPGATVRIAEGAVEEGRFVARYLDGEGRPIAVLGWNMPKQARLHHRQLLDRYAPASRPASAAAPR, encoded by the coding sequence GTGAGCACGCCGTCCGACGTGCTCGTCGTCGGGGCGAGCGCCGCGGGTCTGGCCGTCACGGAGAGCCTTCGCCGCAAGGGCTACCGCGGTCGGATCACCCTGCTCGGCGAGGAGGCCGGTGCGCCGTACGACCGCCCTCCGCTGTCCAAGCAGGTGCTGGCCGGCACCTGGGAGGCCGAACGGACCCGGCTGCGCACCCGTGACGTACTGGACGCCCTGGACGCCGAACTCGTCCTCGGTGAGCGTGCGGTGGCCCTCGACGCCGCCACGCGCACGGTACGTACGGGGAGCGGAACGGAGATGCGGGCGGAGGCCGTCGTACTGGCCACCGGTCTGCACGCCCGCAGGCTGCCCGGTCTCTCGGGTGCGGCGGGCGTGCACGTGCTGCGGACCCTCGACGACGCCGGCCGGCTGCGCGGGGAACTGCTGAAGGCCGAGCGGGTCGTGGTCGTCGGCGACGGGGTGCTCGGCGCCGAGATCGCCGCCACGGCCCGCACCATGGGCGTCGACGTGACGCTGGCCGGGCCGCAGAAGGCCCCGATGCAGGCGCAGTTGGGCGACGACGTCTCACGGCTTCTCGCCGCGCTGCACGGCGAGCACGGGGTGCGGCTGCGGCCGGACTCGCTCGTCGACGGGCTGGAGTCGGCCGACGGGCGCGTCACCGGTGTCCGCACGGCCGACGGCGAGGTCCTTCCCGCGGATCTCGTCGTCGCGGCGGTCGGCGGCACCCCTGCCACCGACTGGCTGACCGGCAGCGGACTGGTGCTGCGCGACGGTGTCGTGTGCGACTCGCGCTGCCGTGCCGCCGACGGCGTCCACGCCGCGGGAGACGTGGCCCGCTTCCACCACGAGGGCCTCGGCCGGTCACTGCGGCTGGAGAACCGCACCAACGCCACCGAGCAGGCCGTGCTGGTCGCGGCGAACATCCTCGGCGAGGACCGCCCGTACAGCCCCGTTCCCTACTTCTGGACCGACCAGCTCGGCGTCAGGATCCAGGTGTACGGGCTGCCCGCGCCCGGCGCCACCGTGCGGATCGCCGAAGGTGCCGTGGAAGAGGGCCGGTTCGTCGCGCGGTACCTCGACGGCGAGGGCCGACCGATCGCCGTGCTCGGCTGGAACATGCCCAAACAGGCCCGCCTGCACCACCGGCAGCTTCTCGACCGTTACGCCCCCGCGTCCCGGCCCGCATCGGCCGCCGCCCCGCGATGA
- a CDS encoding cytochrome P450, translated as MTSTPATPDARSRDIPDFPAPRSSECPFAPSPGMRALSGYGPLTRVRSWGDSTPWAVTGHAEQKALLSDPRLSVEFTRPGFPSPVDPAHAHAGGTDLSFVGMDDPEHARLRRMVGGTFTIKRVEAMRARVQEMTDDFIDAMLAGPRPADLVRDLALPIPSLVISELLGVPYDDHAFFQTNSKTIVSAVASPQERQAAHTNLATYLDELVGRKLTEPGDDLLSSLCAQIEKGELTRREAATMGVLLLLGGHETTANMISLGTLLLLQHPGQLALIRDTDDPAVVRAAVEELLRYLSIVHLGRRRTALEDIEVAGRTIRAGDGVILLGELANRDPSVFPDPDRLDLTRNARQHQAFGAGAHHCVGQPLARMELQVIYPTLFRRIPTLRAVDNLDATPFKYDAIIYGLHALPVTW; from the coding sequence ATGACCAGCACCCCTGCCACCCCCGACGCACGCAGCCGTGACATCCCCGACTTCCCCGCGCCGCGTTCCTCCGAGTGCCCCTTCGCCCCCTCCCCCGGCATGCGGGCGCTGTCCGGGTACGGGCCGCTCACCCGGGTCCGCTCCTGGGGAGACAGCACCCCCTGGGCCGTGACCGGGCACGCCGAGCAGAAGGCCCTGCTGTCCGACCCGCGCCTGAGCGTGGAGTTCACCCGGCCGGGCTTCCCCAGCCCCGTGGACCCGGCCCACGCCCACGCCGGCGGCACCGACCTGAGCTTCGTCGGCATGGACGACCCCGAACACGCCCGGCTGCGCCGCATGGTCGGCGGCACCTTCACGATCAAGCGCGTCGAGGCGATGCGCGCCCGCGTGCAGGAGATGACCGACGACTTCATCGACGCCATGCTGGCCGGTCCCCGGCCCGCCGACCTCGTCCGGGACCTCGCCCTGCCGATCCCGTCCCTGGTCATCTCCGAACTGCTCGGAGTCCCCTACGACGACCACGCGTTCTTCCAGACCAACAGCAAGACCATCGTCTCCGCCGTCGCCTCTCCCCAGGAACGCCAGGCGGCCCACACCAACCTCGCCACGTACCTCGACGAGCTGGTGGGCCGCAAACTCACCGAACCCGGCGACGATCTCCTCTCCAGCCTCTGCGCGCAGATCGAGAAGGGCGAACTCACGCGCCGCGAGGCCGCCACGATGGGTGTGCTGCTGCTCCTCGGCGGACACGAGACCACCGCGAACATGATCAGCCTGGGTACGCTCCTGCTGCTGCAGCACCCCGGGCAACTCGCCCTGATCCGCGACACGGACGATCCCGCGGTCGTCCGCGCCGCCGTCGAGGAACTCCTGCGCTACCTCTCCATCGTGCACCTCGGCCGCCGCCGTACCGCCCTGGAGGACATCGAGGTCGCCGGCCGCACCATCCGCGCCGGGGACGGCGTGATCCTCCTCGGCGAACTCGCCAACCGGGATCCCTCGGTCTTCCCCGACCCGGACCGCCTCGACCTGACCCGCAACGCCCGCCAGCACCAGGCGTTCGGCGCCGGCGCCCATCACTGCGTGGGCCAGCCCCTGGCCCGTATGGAACTCCAGGTCATCTACCCGACCCTGTTCCGCCGCATCCCCACACTCCGCGCCGTCGACAACCTCGACGCGACCCCCTTCAAGTACGACGCCATCATCTACGGTCTCCACGCCCTGCCCGTCACCTGGTGA
- a CDS encoding aldo/keto reductase, translated as MTAVPAITLNNAVQIPQLGFGTFQIPPEDTRETTLAALNAGYRHIDTAQMYGNEKEVGQAVRDSGLDRADVFVTSKLNNDAHGHDNALQAFDRTLEAVGLDYLDLFLIHWPLPAKGEFVETWKALEEVYRSGRAKAIGVSNFQPRHLRRLLEDSDVVPAVNQIEVHPYLTQDEVRAFGAEHEIATEAWSPIAQGKVLDDPTINRIAERVGKSPAQVTLRWHIQRGDIVFPKSVTRKRIEENFDLFDFELSEGDIGEISALNRNERTGFDPDRFNG; from the coding sequence GTGACCGCAGTACCCGCCATCACCCTCAACAACGCCGTGCAGATCCCGCAGCTCGGCTTCGGCACCTTCCAGATCCCGCCGGAGGACACCCGCGAGACGACACTGGCGGCGCTGAACGCCGGCTACCGGCACATCGACACGGCACAGATGTACGGCAACGAGAAGGAGGTCGGCCAGGCGGTCCGGGACTCCGGTCTCGATCGCGCCGACGTCTTCGTGACCAGCAAGCTCAACAACGACGCCCACGGGCACGACAACGCCCTTCAGGCGTTCGACCGCACGCTGGAGGCCGTGGGCCTCGACTATCTGGACCTCTTCCTCATCCACTGGCCGCTGCCCGCCAAGGGCGAGTTCGTGGAGACCTGGAAGGCCCTGGAGGAGGTCTACCGTTCCGGCCGGGCCAAGGCCATCGGCGTCTCCAACTTCCAGCCGCGTCATCTGCGCCGACTGCTGGAAGACAGCGACGTGGTGCCCGCGGTCAACCAGATCGAGGTGCACCCCTACCTCACCCAGGACGAGGTCAGGGCCTTCGGCGCCGAGCACGAGATCGCCACCGAGGCATGGTCGCCGATCGCGCAGGGCAAGGTCCTCGACGATCCGACCATCAACCGCATCGCGGAGCGGGTCGGCAAGTCGCCGGCCCAGGTGACCCTGCGCTGGCATATCCAGCGCGGGGACATCGTCTTCCCCAAGTCGGTGACCCGGAAGCGGATCGAGGAGAACTTCGACCTCTTCGACTTCGAGCTGAGCGAGGGCGACATCGGTGAGATCAGCGCCCTGAACCGGAACGAGCGGACGGGCTTCGACCCGGACCGCTTCAACGGTTAG
- a CDS encoding NAD-dependent succinate-semialdehyde dehydrogenase, with the protein MSGQHKSSFATVNPSTGETLKEFPVIEGGQVDAALETADRAFHAWRGRPIAERAAVVGRAGELMKERKEELAQLITLEMGKLISEARGEVDLAASILGYYAQHGPDFAAAEPLDVAEGEAYLVNEPLGVLLGVMPWNFPLYQVVRFAGPNLVLGNTVLVKHAGICPQSALALESLFRDAQAPAGVYTNLFVSHDEISRIIDSPVVRGASLTGSEGAGAQVAERAGRNLKPSLLELGGSDVFIVLDGENLERTVKAAVAGRMANTGQSCVASKRFIVLADVYDDFLAGLRRGFAELRPGDPADEATTIGPLSSEQAASDLADQIRETVDQGAELVIGGHRIDRPGAYVEPTIITGVEPGMRAYAEELFGPVAVVYRVADEDEAVALANDSQYGLGGSVFCADVERGRRVAERVETGMVWVNHPTSTQPDLPFGGIKRSGYGRELSQLGMREFVNRKLVRVLPPDAELSGIAG; encoded by the coding sequence ATGTCAGGCCAGCACAAGAGCTCGTTCGCGACCGTGAACCCGTCCACCGGGGAGACCCTCAAGGAGTTCCCGGTCATCGAGGGCGGACAGGTCGACGCGGCGCTGGAGACGGCGGACCGGGCGTTCCACGCATGGCGGGGGCGGCCGATCGCGGAGCGCGCCGCCGTCGTGGGCCGTGCGGGCGAGCTGATGAAGGAGCGCAAGGAAGAGCTGGCCCAGCTCATCACCCTGGAGATGGGGAAGCTGATCTCCGAGGCGCGCGGTGAGGTCGATCTCGCCGCGTCGATCCTCGGGTACTACGCGCAGCACGGGCCGGACTTCGCCGCGGCCGAGCCGCTCGACGTGGCGGAGGGGGAGGCGTACCTCGTCAACGAACCCCTCGGCGTCCTGCTGGGCGTCATGCCGTGGAACTTCCCGCTCTACCAGGTGGTCCGTTTCGCGGGCCCGAACCTGGTGCTGGGCAACACGGTGCTGGTCAAGCACGCCGGCATCTGCCCGCAGTCGGCGCTGGCGCTGGAGTCGCTGTTCCGCGACGCGCAGGCCCCCGCGGGCGTCTACACGAACCTGTTCGTCAGCCACGACGAGATCTCGCGCATCATCGACAGCCCGGTCGTGCGCGGAGCCTCCCTGACCGGCAGCGAGGGAGCGGGCGCCCAGGTCGCCGAGCGCGCCGGCCGGAACCTCAAGCCCAGCCTGCTGGAGCTCGGCGGCAGCGACGTGTTCATCGTCCTCGACGGCGAGAACCTGGAACGCACGGTCAAGGCCGCGGTGGCGGGCCGGATGGCGAACACCGGCCAGAGCTGCGTCGCCTCGAAGCGGTTCATCGTGCTGGCGGACGTGTACGACGACTTCCTGGCCGGGCTGCGCCGCGGGTTCGCCGAGCTGCGGCCCGGAGACCCCGCCGACGAGGCGACCACCATCGGGCCGCTCTCCTCGGAGCAGGCGGCCTCCGACCTGGCAGACCAGATCCGCGAGACCGTCGACCAGGGCGCGGAACTCGTCATCGGCGGTCACCGGATCGACCGGCCGGGCGCCTACGTCGAACCCACGATCATCACCGGCGTCGAGCCGGGCATGCGCGCCTACGCCGAGGAACTCTTCGGGCCGGTCGCGGTGGTGTACCGCGTCGCCGACGAGGACGAGGCCGTCGCCCTGGCCAACGACAGTCAGTACGGGCTCGGCGGCTCCGTGTTCTGCGCCGACGTGGAGCGGGGCCGCAGGGTGGCGGAGCGCGTCGAGACCGGCATGGTCTGGGTGAACCACCCCACCTCGACCCAGCCCGACCTGCCGTTCGGCGGCATCAAGCGCTCCGGCTACGGACGCGAGCTCTCGCAGCTCGGCATGCGGGAATTCGTGAACCGCAAGCTGGTACGCGTCCTGCCGCCGGACGCGGAGCTGAGCGGCATCGCCGGCTGA
- a CDS encoding ABC-2 transporter permease — translation MKAAGRAEWTKLRTDAGNAWLTLGMVVLTLAVGAAVAMTSRCDTTGCGGDPVRLGLSGVLVGQVVVAIVAVLTVGDEYGTGMMRTTLTAVPRRLTVLFSKSAVLSAVLLVAGTVSVLGSLLIAGLVQPGRGFTEEHGFTALSPTDGATLRAAAGSVLYLVLIGLLSLGVALAVRNSATAVGIVLALLFVLPVLAQVVADPDWQRHLRQISPMTAGLAVQTTVRVDDLPIGPWQGLGVLALWAAGAMTAGGWLLRTRDA, via the coding sequence GTGAAAGCCGCCGGACGTGCCGAATGGACGAAGCTGCGGACCGACGCGGGCAACGCCTGGCTGACGCTCGGCATGGTCGTACTGACCCTCGCGGTCGGTGCCGCGGTGGCCATGACCTCCAGGTGCGACACCACCGGCTGCGGCGGGGACCCGGTGCGGCTCGGTCTCTCCGGTGTGCTGGTCGGCCAGGTCGTGGTCGCGATCGTGGCGGTGCTGACGGTCGGCGACGAGTACGGCACCGGCATGATGCGGACGACGCTCACCGCGGTGCCGCGCAGGCTGACGGTCCTCTTCTCGAAGTCCGCCGTGCTCAGCGCGGTGCTGCTGGTGGCGGGGACGGTCTCCGTCCTCGGCTCCCTACTGATCGCCGGCCTCGTGCAGCCGGGGCGCGGCTTCACGGAGGAACACGGTTTCACGGCCCTGTCACCGACCGACGGGGCGACGCTGCGGGCCGCCGCGGGCTCGGTCCTCTACCTCGTGCTGATCGGCCTGCTCAGCCTGGGCGTCGCCCTGGCCGTACGGAACTCGGCGACCGCCGTCGGGATCGTCCTCGCCCTGCTGTTCGTCCTCCCGGTACTGGCCCAGGTGGTCGCCGATCCGGACTGGCAGCGCCACCTCCGGCAGATCTCCCCGATGACGGCCGGCCTCGCCGTCCAGACGACCGTGCGCGTCGACGACCTGCCGATAGGCCCCTGGCAGGGCCTGGGCGTCCTGGCCCTGTGGGCGGCCGGCGCGATGACCGCGGGCGGCTGGCTGCTGCGTACGCGGGACGCGTAG
- a CDS encoding ABC transporter permease subunit, protein MTATSAPPRTTARPGRGGFGRLLHAEWTKFRTVRGWVWSAVGAVLVICLVGLLATAAGNRSAPNGSSALPVGPGGEAVNDNFWFVHQKLRGDGSITVSMSSLAGVVSTSPDDSRSGLAPWAKAGVIVKDSLDQGSSYAAMMVTGRHGVRMQYDYTHDIAGAAGAVSEEAPRWLRLQRTGDTLTGHQSADGRRWTEVGRADLSGLSATPEVGLFVTSPSVKEETATGTGFVPAVATGTFDRVTLGGRWTGDSWASDQVGGDAGTSASYDQDTRGGATPSGSGFEVTGAGDIAPVVGGPATSGVRTIENFLVGAFAGLVVMVVVGAGCITAEYRRGMIGLTLAASPRRGRVLVAKGLVVGSVAFLVGVVSAAVMVPLGRQRSEAGGFPVLTVPAATELRVVVGTGLLLAAASVFALAVGAVLRRGAVAVTVIVVGIVLPYLLATASVLPDGASRWLLRVTPAAGFAIQQSVERYDQVVTVYAPSSGYFPLAPWTGLAVLCAYAAASFAAAVVLLRRRDA, encoded by the coding sequence ATGACCGCCACGTCGGCACCGCCCCGCACGACCGCACGGCCGGGCCGGGGCGGCTTCGGCCGGCTCCTGCACGCGGAATGGACCAAGTTCCGTACGGTACGGGGCTGGGTGTGGAGCGCGGTCGGCGCGGTGCTGGTCATCTGCCTGGTGGGCCTGCTCGCCACCGCGGCGGGCAACAGGTCCGCTCCGAACGGCAGTTCCGCGCTTCCCGTCGGCCCCGGCGGCGAAGCGGTCAACGACAACTTCTGGTTCGTCCACCAGAAGCTCCGCGGCGACGGCAGCATCACCGTCTCGATGTCCTCACTGGCCGGCGTCGTCTCGACGAGCCCGGACGACAGCAGGAGCGGCCTCGCACCGTGGGCGAAGGCCGGGGTCATCGTGAAGGACAGCCTCGACCAGGGATCGTCGTACGCGGCGATGATGGTCACGGGCAGGCACGGCGTGCGGATGCAGTACGACTACACGCACGACATCGCCGGGGCGGCCGGGGCGGTCTCCGAGGAGGCGCCGCGGTGGCTGCGCCTGCAGCGCACCGGCGACACGCTCACCGGCCACCAGTCCGCCGACGGCCGGAGGTGGACCGAGGTGGGCCGGGCGGACCTGTCCGGTTTGTCGGCGACACCGGAGGTCGGACTGTTCGTGACCTCCCCGTCCGTCAAGGAGGAGACCGCTACCGGAACGGGCTTCGTGCCGGCCGTCGCCACCGGCACCTTCGACCGGGTCACGCTGGGCGGCCGGTGGACCGGCGACTCCTGGGCGAGCGATCAGGTCGGCGGGGACGCCGGCACCTCCGCGAGCTACGACCAGGACACCCGGGGCGGAGCCACCCCTTCCGGCAGCGGCTTCGAGGTGACCGGCGCGGGCGACATCGCGCCCGTCGTCGGCGGCCCCGCCACCAGCGGCGTACGGACCATCGAGAACTTCCTCGTCGGCGCGTTCGCCGGACTGGTCGTCATGGTCGTCGTGGGCGCGGGCTGCATCACCGCCGAGTACCGGCGGGGCATGATCGGCCTCACCCTGGCGGCGAGCCCGCGCCGGGGCCGCGTCCTGGTGGCGAAGGGCCTGGTGGTGGGATCCGTAGCCTTCCTCGTCGGCGTGGTCTCCGCCGCGGTCATGGTCCCCCTCGGGAGACAGCGGTCGGAGGCGGGCGGCTTCCCCGTCCTGACGGTTCCGGCGGCCACCGAACTGCGGGTCGTCGTCGGTACGGGCCTGCTGCTCGCCGCCGCGAGCGTCTTCGCCCTCGCCGTCGGCGCCGTCCTGCGGCGCGGTGCCGTGGCCGTCACCGTGATCGTCGTCGGCATCGTGCTGCCCTACCTCCTCGCGACCGCGTCCGTACTGCCCGACGGGGCCTCGCGGTGGCTGCTGAGGGTCACTCCCGCCGCCGGCTTCGCCATCCAGCAGAGCGTCGAGCGCTACGACCAGGTCGTCACCGTCTACGCGCCCTCGTCCGGGTACTTCCCGCTGGCCCCCTGGACCGGCCTCGCCGTCCTGTGCGCCTACGCGGCGGCCTCGTTCGCCGCCGCCGTGGTCCTGCTCCGCCGGAGGGACGCGTGA
- a CDS encoding ATP-binding cassette domain-containing protein, whose protein sequence is MEKAIDGSDARIEVRDVHKHFGGTRALDGMTFDVRPGQVTGFVGPNGAGKSTTMRVILGLDGPDRGTALVGGRRYQDLRTPLTHIGALLDAAAVQPSRTARHHLLWLAHSQGLGAGRVDEVIRQVGLQDAARRRAGGFSLGMRQRLGIAAALLGDPPVVMLDEPFNGLDPEGIRWMRDFLASLAGQGRAVLVSSHLMGELQDIADHVVVVGRGRVVADMGVRELLASMSRGRVTLRTSALARAMTVLARSGATVSSTGADLISLTGLPPEDVVSLLSRNAVPFSEISEHRASLEEAYMELTRNAVQYRGAVPEEAGR, encoded by the coding sequence ATGGAGAAAGCGATCGACGGGTCGGACGCGAGGATCGAAGTCAGGGACGTCCACAAGCACTTCGGAGGCACCCGGGCGCTGGACGGGATGACGTTCGACGTCAGACCGGGGCAGGTCACGGGCTTCGTCGGGCCGAACGGCGCCGGCAAGTCCACGACCATGCGGGTCATCCTCGGCCTGGACGGACCCGACAGGGGAACCGCACTGGTCGGCGGGCGCCGCTACCAGGACCTGCGGACCCCGCTCACCCATATCGGGGCGCTGCTGGACGCCGCGGCCGTGCAGCCGAGCCGTACCGCCCGCCACCATCTGCTGTGGCTGGCCCATTCCCAGGGGCTGGGCGCGGGGCGGGTCGACGAGGTGATCCGGCAGGTCGGCCTCCAGGACGCGGCCCGGCGCAGGGCGGGCGGCTTCTCCCTGGGGATGAGGCAGCGTCTCGGTATCGCGGCCGCCCTCCTCGGCGACCCCCCGGTGGTCATGCTCGACGAGCCCTTCAACGGCCTGGACCCCGAAGGAATCAGGTGGATGCGAGACTTCCTCGCCTCACTGGCCGGACAGGGCAGGGCCGTGCTGGTCTCCAGCCACCTGATGGGCGAACTGCAGGACATCGCCGACCACGTGGTGGTCGTCGGACGCGGCAGGGTCGTCGCCGACATGGGCGTGCGTGAACTGCTGGCGTCGATGTCCCGGGGCAGGGTGACCCTGCGGACCTCCGCGCTCGCCCGGGCCATGACGGTGCTGGCCCGCTCGGGGGCCACCGTGAGCTCCACCGGGGCCGACCTCATCAGTCTGACGGGGCTGCCCCCGGAGGACGTGGTGTCGCTCCTCAGCCGGAACGCGGTGCCGTTCTCGGAGATCTCCGAGCACCGCGCCTCGCTGGAAGAGGCGTACATGGAGCTGACCCGGAACGCCGTGCAGTACCGCGGTGCCGTTCCCGAGGAGGCCGGCCGATGA